Within Kutzneria chonburiensis, the genomic segment CGCATCAGGTAGCCGTACCACTGTTCGCCGTAGGGCACGTAGACACGCACCGCCTCACCTGAGTTGACGAGCCGGAGCTGCTCGTCGGGTCGGATTCCGTACAGCATCTGATATTCGTAGCTACCTGGTTTACGGCCGTACCACAGCGCGCGTTCGGCGATCACCGAGACAAGTCTCGGATCGTGGGTGGCGAACATGGGGTAGCCACGCCCGGCCAGCAGCGCGTTTGCGCAGCGTACGTAGCTCAGATCGACCTCGTGCGGGTGCGAAAAAGCCACCGAGGGCGGCTCCGCATATGCCCCTTTGCACAGCCGAACGCGCGATCCGGTGCCGGCCAGGGCCACGCAGTCGTCGAGGGTGCGGCGCAGGTACGCCTGCACCACGGCCCCGACCCACGGCCAGGTCCGCCGGAGCTCGGCCAACACCCGCAGGGTGGAGTCGGTGGTCGTGTGGTCTTCCATGTCCAACGTGATCGTGGTGCCGCACTGCTCGGCCGCGGCGGCGATGCGCGAGGCGTTGTCCAGGGCAAGCCGCTCGTCCAGCGCCTGCCCGACGGCCGAGAGCTTCACGCTGACCTCGGCGTGCCGGGCCAGCCCGTCGGCGTGCAGCCGGTCGAGCAGCCGCAGGTAGGCCTGCACGGTCTGTTCGGCCTGCACCTCGTCGGTGGTGTCCTCGCCGAGGTAGTCCAGTGACACCGACAGCCCGTCGGCCACCAGCCGCGAGGTGACGGCGACGACGTCGTCGGTGCTCTCACCCGCGACGAACCGGCGCACGACGTCCCGGCTCACCGGCGCGGTCGCCACGAGCCTGCGGACGGCGTCGTTGGCGCCGGCCGCGAGGATCAGGGTTCGCAGCGGATGCACGGCGCGACTCTACGTCCCAACCGACGATCACGGTTAGCGAAGTTACCGATCAGTTCTGCCCAAGGTTGAGCCGTGCGAACAGCAAGGCCTCGGCCAGTTCCGCGGCCCGCTCGCCCGGACCACGGGCCTTGCGGGTGTTGACCTCCAGCACGACCTGCCCGGCGAAGTCGGAGGCGGCCAGCTGCTCGCAGAACGTCGCGCAGGGCGCCGTGCCCCGCCCGGGCACGAGGTGCTCGTCGCGCGGCGCGCCACTGCCGTCGGCCAGGTGGACGTGCACCAGGCCGGCCCCCATGCGCTGGGCCATGGCCAACGGATCCATCTGCGCGGCGGCGGTGTGCGAAAGATCCAGCGTGTAGTGCTTGTGCCCAACGTCGGTCGGGTCGACGGACGGCTTGAACGCCGACAGCTCGGTGCCCCGCAGCCGCACCGGGAACATGTTCTCCACGGCGATCGCGACGCCGCTGGACTCGCTGAGCTCCTCGACCAGCTCCGGGAAGCGCTCGGCGTAGCGGCGCTGCCAGCGGAACGGCGGGTGCACGACCACGGTCGGGGCGTCCAGCACCTGCGCGGCGGTCACCGCGCGGCGCAAGCGGATCACCGGATCCGACGACCACACCCGCTGGCTGATCAGCAGGCACGGCGCGTGCACGGCCAGCACCGGCACGCCGTGCCGGTCGGACAGCTCCAGCAGGGCGTCCATGTCCTGGCTGACCGGGTCGGCCCAGACCATCACCTCGACGCCGTCGTAGCCGAGCTCGCCGGCCAGCTCGAAGGCGGCGCCGGCCGACTCCGGGTACACCGACGCGGTCGACAGCCCGATCGGGATGGGTCGCGGGGCCAACTAGTGGCCGATCAGCCGCAGCGCGGCCGGCGACACCGTGACGATCAGCCCGACCAGCACGGCGAGCACCATGGTCTGTAGGTCGTCGGCCTTGCGGATGCGCCGCACGACGATCACCAGCGCGACGATCACCGCGACCGCGGCGGCCAGGGCGGCCGCCGGCAGCGCGTTCCACAGCCACTGGAAGCCCAGCCACAGCGCGGCGCCGCCGACGACGCCGATGGCCAGCTGGGCGATCATCATCAGCCACTGCTTGGCCGGGGAGCCCTCGGCCTGCCCGTCGTCCTCGGCCTCGTCCGTGTCCAGCGCGCCGTCCACGCCCGCCGGCGCGGCATCGTGGTCAACGGCGTACTGCTGGTAGTCGTACTCGTAGTCGTCGTCATCGTCGTCCACGAGCGGGCCGGGGTGGGCCTGGGTGCCGGGACCGGTGAACGGGCCGCTGTCGTCGAGCAGCGGCCCGGGGTGCGCCTGGGTGCTCTCGCCGATCGCCGGGATGCGCGGCATCACGTCGGTGACGCCTTCCTGCGGCGGCGCGCCGTTCAGCCGGTTGGCCAACGGGTTCGGCGGCGGCATGTCGCCGGTGATCGGCGGCAGGTACGTGGTCTCCGCGGCCGGGTCCACCGGCGGGGCGCCGGGCGGCGTCGGCCGGAAATAGCCGGTCGGCTGCGCCTGCTGGGACGGCTGCTGCGGCGACTGGCCCGGCTGCGGAGGCTGGCCGGCGGCCGGCGGCTGCCGCATGAGGTCGTTGCGCGACAGGTTGGTCCGCGACGACTCGATACGCGGCGGAGGCGGCGGGGCCGTGCGGCCGGCCGGCGGCGTACCGGGGCCGGGGCGTACCGGCGGGCGCATGCCGGTGGCAGTGGCCTGCGAGGCGGCGGCGGGCGGCGGGGGCCGGCCGGCGGCATGGGGGGCGGAGTCTGCTGCTGCGGGCCGGGCGTCGGCGGCTGCTGGATCGGACGCTTCGGCAACTGCGGCGACGAGGTCGCGGCGGGCGGCGTCGGCGGCTGCTGTTGCGGCTGCTGCGGACGCACCGGCGGCTGGGTGCCGACCGTCGTCTCCGCGACGTCGTCGCGGATGGCCATCATCTCGCCGCTGTCCGACAGGACCCGGTCGATGATCGTCTGGGGGGACGTGTCGGACGGCTCGTCGGCCCGGCGGCGACGACGTCTTGGCGCACTGTCCTCGGAGTTGGCCCCGTACTGGGCAAGCAACTCCGCGACCGTGCGCTGACTGCGCTCGGAACCGCTTTCTCGACTCATTGATTCCACCGTGCCCCGAAGTGCGCCGTCCGTCCAGTGTCACCGGGCGGCGCAGCGCCGTCCGTGTGGTCCAGTCGCCGAAGAATGACACCTTCGCGCAGCGCCCATGGGCAGATCTCGAGTTCTGTGAGTGACAACGCTCGCATGGTGGCCTCCGCCACGAGTGCGCCGGCGACCAGCTGGGCCGAACGGCCGGCGCTGACGCCCTCCAGTTCGCCCAGGTCCGCGGCGGACATCCGGGAGATGAACGCGATCAGCTGGCGCAGGCCGGCGTGGGTGAGCACGCGGCGCACCCGCGGCCCCTGGCCGGACGGGGCGGCGCCGGTCAGCCGGGCCAGCGTGCGGAACGTCTTCGAGGTGGCGGCGACCAGGTCCGGCTCGCCCAGCCGCAGCACCCGCTTGGCCACCGGGGCGATCTGCTCGTCCAGCCAGTCGACGGTGTCGCGCAGCTCGTGTCGGCTCGGCGGATCGTGCTTGAAGCGGGTCCTGGTGACCCGGCCGGCGCCGAGCGGGATCGAGCAGGCCAGGTCCGGGCTCTCGTCCCGGCCGACGGCGATCTCCAGCGAGCCGCCGCCGATGTCCAGGTTGAGCAGCCGGCCGGCCGACCAGCCGTGCCAGCGGCGCACCGCGAGAAAGGTCAGGCGGGCTTCGTCCTCGCCGGAGAGCACCTGGAGGTCGATGCCGGTCTCCTTGCGGACCCGGTCGAGCACGGCCGCCGAGTTGCCGGCCTCGCGCACCGCGGAGGTGGCGAAGGCCATCAGGTCCTCGCAGCCGAACTGGGTCGCCGACGCCTTGCCGTCGGCCACCGCCTTGACCAGCGAGTCGGCCCCGTGCTTGGACAGCGTGCCGCCGCCGGTGAGCTGCTCGGCCAGCCGCAGCACCGACTTCTCCGACGACATCGGCGTCGGGTGGGCACCACGATGCGCGTCCACCACCAACAGGTGGACAGTGTTCGACCCGACGTCAAGCACCCCTAGGCGCACGCGAAGCACCGTACCTGGCGGGCGTGACAATCCCGTAATCCCCCATCCGGTGAAGCGCTTCCACCGGCTGGGGGACGTCGCGGGATCAGGACTCGAACTTGTAGCCGAGCCCGCGCACGGTGACCAGGTGCTGCGGGGCCGACGGATCCGGTTCGATCTTGGACCGCAGCCGCTTGACGTGCACGTCCAGCGTCTTGGTGTCGCCGACGTAGTCCGCGCCCCACACCCGGTCGATGAGCTGGCCCCTGGTCAGTACCCGGCCGACGTTGCGCAGCAGGTACTCCAGCAGGTCGAACTCCTTGAGCGGCAGCGAGACCTCGGCGCCGTCGACGGTCACCACGTGCCGCTCGACGTCCATCCGCACCGGCCCGGCCTCCAGGACCTGCGGCAGCAGCTCCTCGGACTCGCCGCCGCGGCGCAGCACGGCCCGGATGCGGGCGATCAGCTCACGGGCCGAGTACGGCTTGGTGACGTAGTCGTCGGCGCCGAGCTCGAGGCCGACGACCTTGTCGATCTCGCTGTCCCGGGCCGTGACCATGATCACCGGCACGGCCGAGCGCTGGCGCAGCGCCTTGCACACGTCGGTGCCGCTCATGCCGGGCAGCATCAGGTCGAGCAGCACGATGTCGGCGCCGTTGCGGTCGAACTCCTCGAGCGCCTCCTGGCCGGTGCCGGCCAGTGCGGCGGTGAAGCCCTCCTTGCGCAGCAGGAAGGCCAGCGGGTCGGCGAAGGATTCCTCGTCCTCGACGATCAACACCCTGGTCATGCTTTTCCTCCATGATCGCCGTCAACGGCATCGGCACCGTCGGCCCCGGTCGGGACGAGCCTGGTGTCTCCGGTCGGGACGTGCCCGTTGTTCCTGTCCACGGCCGGTTCGGGCCGCGTTGCATCCGGTTCATCGCCGTCCCGCGGCGCGGGCGCGCCGTGGGCCGGGATCCGCAGCGTGAAGGTCGACCCGGTGCCGGGCAGACTCCACAGCTTCACCTCGCCGCCGTGGTTCACGGCGATGTGCTTGACGATGGCCAGCCCGAGACCCGTGCCGCCGGTCATGCGTGATCGGGCCGGGTCGGCCCGGTAGAACCGCTCGAACACGCGGTGCTGCTGGTCGGGGGCGATGCCCATGCCGCGGTCGGTGACCGCGATCTCCACGAAGCCGTCCTCGGTGCGGCGGCTGACCGACACCGGGCTGCCCGGCTGCGAGTAGGCGATGGCGTTGTCCAGCAGGTTGCTCAGGGCCGTGACCAGCAGCGTCCGGTCGCCGTCGACGACGAGGTCGCTGGTGTCGTCCACGGTGATCTCGATGCCGGCCGACTCGGCGGCCAGCCGACTGCGGCCCAGCGCCTCGCGGACGACCTCGTCCACGCCGATCGGCGTCAGCTCCGGCAGCTGCTCGGCCCCCTGGAGCCGGGACAGCGCGATCAGCTCCGTGACCAGCCGGCCCAGCCGGGTCGCCTCGTGCAGGATCTTGCTGCTGAACCGGCGCACCTCGACCTGGTCGTCGGCCGCATCCAGGACGGCTTCGGCCAGCAGCGCCAGCGCGCCGACCGGGGTCTTGAGCTCGTGGCTGACGTTGGCCACGAAGTCGCGGCGGATCGCCTCCAGCCGGACGGCCTCGGATTCGTCGCTGGCGTCGACCACGGTGAAGCCGTCGCCCAGCGGCCGGACCTCGCCGCGCACCGCCTCGGGCTGCCGGCCGCCGCGCGACTGCAACGGCGACAGGTCGACCTCCATCACCTCGCCTGACGCGGCGACCAGCTCGGCCGCCTTGCGGGCCCGGTCGTCGACCTGGCTGCCCCGGACCACGCCAAGGGCCGCGGCGCGCGGGTTGTGCAGCACGACGTCGCCGAAGTGGTTGAGGACGACCACGCCGTTGTGCGCGGAGTGCACGACGCGTTGGACGAGGTCGGAAACGGTCAGCACGACCGGCTGCGACGCGGCCCGTCTGGCCGACGCGCGGCCGATGAGGGAACCAACCAGCAAGCCGATCACCAGTAGGCCGATCGACAGGGCGAGATAGCCCGATGCGGTCACGAGACGCATCGTAAGCAGGTCAGGGGCCTGCCGGCCTACCCCTCGACCAGCAACCGTGACACCGGTGACACCTCCGAACGGCACTGTTCCACGGGCCGTCAGCTCCCGTTCACCCACTCGTGTCCTAGCGATGACACATGCGCTTCCTACGTGGCATTGGACGCCACATAGGAAGCGCATGTGACAACTGGGCCACTCGGGTGGATGAACGTCAGGCGATGGCGTCGAGGGTGGCGACGTCGTCGGCCGACAGGCGCAGCGACGCGCCGGCGACGTTCTCCTCCAGGTGGGCCAGCGACGACGTGCCCGGGATGGCCAGCAGGTTCGGCGAACGCTGGAGCAGCCAGGCCAGCGCGACCTGCGGCACCGTGGCGTTGTACTGCTCGGCGATGGCCTTCAGGCGGGGGTCGTCGACCAGCTCGAAGCCGCCGAGCGGGAAGAACGGCACGTAGGCGATGCCCTGCTCGGCGCAGATGCGGACGAGCGCCTCGTCGCCCCGGTTGGCGATGTTGTAGAGGTTCTGCACGCAGACAACCGGCGCGATCTTCTGGGCCTCAGCCAGCATGTCGGCAGTGACGTTGCTCACACCGAGCTCGCCGATCAGGCCCTGCTCCCGCAGCTGGGCCAGCACCGTGAACGGCTCCTCGACGGAACGGTCCTCGGGCTGGGCGAAGCCCGGCATGCGGAGGTTGACCACGCCGATCTGGTCGACGCCGAGCCGCTTGAGGTTGTCGTGCACGGCCTCGCGCAGCTCGTCCGGCGTCAGCGCCTCCGGCCAGCCGCCGTCCGGCGTGCGGCGGGCGCCGACCTTCGTGACCAGCACGATGTCGTCGTTGTACGGGTGCAGGGCCTCGCGGAGCAGCTCGTTGGCCACGTACGGGCCGTAGTAGTCGCTGGTGTCGATGTGGTTGACGCCCAGCTCGACGGCCCGCCGCAGCACGGCGATCGCCTCGTCGTGATCACGGGGCGGGCCCATGATGTTCGGGCCGGTCAGCCGCATCGTGCCGTAGCCGAGCCGCGCAATCGACCGTCCGCCGAGCTCCCAGTGCCCTGCCTTGGTGGCGGAGATGTTCGAAGTCATGACCCAAGCCTGGCCTTCGCGGCGGGCGAACGCCCATGGTTGGCCAGAAGTGTCCACGATGGCGGAGACTGACATCGTGGAGCACGTCGTCGTCCTGCACGGGGAGCAGGAGCTGCTGGCCCGGGCTCAGCACCTGTTCATGGCCAAGAGCGAGTTCACCTGCGCCGCACAGGACATGTCCACCTGGGGCGTGTTGGAGTCGCGGGCCGGGCTCATCGACCGGATGCGCCGGCGCCTGGCGACCGGCGTGCGGGTGCGCAAGGTCTACAACGCCGAAGTGCTGGTGGAGGCCGAGGAATTGACCCGGCTGGCCGAGATCGGCGTGGGGATCCGGATCTCCCGCACCCCGATGTCCCACGAGACGATCATCATCGACCGGCGCATCGCGATCACCGCCGGTCCGCCGGTCGACGGCGTGCGCAACTACGCCATCGTGCAGGCGCCGGACGTGGTCGCCGGGCTGGCCATGCTTTTCGAGGCAACCTGGGACTCCGGCGTCGACCTGGCCGAGTTCGACGGGCCGGCCCTGGACGAGCGCAACCGCGAGGTTGCCCAGATGCTCGGCAGCGGGCTGACCGACGAGGCGTCGGCGCGCAAGCTCGGGCTGTCGCTGCGGACGTACCGGCGGCGGGTGGCCGAGCTGATGGAGCTGCTCGAGGCCGACTCCCGGTTCCAGGCCGGGCTGCGGGCCCGTGACCTGGGCGTGCGTTAGGGCCGACGCCGTTGGCGGCCCCGCGTTTGATCAGCTCTGGGCTCAGCGTCCCTGGTTGGCGACGGCCTTGATGGCGTCGGCGGCCGCGTCCGGGTCGAGGTAGGTGCCGCCCGGCGTGACCGGCCGCAGGTTCTCGTCCAGGTCGTAGCGCAGCGGGATGCCGGTCGGGATGTTCAGCTTGGCGATCGCGTCGTCGGAGACGCCGTCCAGGTGCTTGACCAGGGCCCGCAGCGAGTTGCCGTGCGCCGCGACCAGCACCGTCTTGCCGGCCTTGAGGTCCGGCACGATCGCCGACTCCCAGTACGGCAGCAGGCGGGTGACGACGTCCTTCAGGCACTCCGTGCGCGGGGCCGTGGGGCCGAGGTCGGCGTAGCGCGGGTCGGCGTCCTGGCTGAACTCGCTGCCCAGCTCGATCTCCGGCGGCGGGGTGTCGTACGAGCGGCGCCAGAGCATGAACTGCTCCTCGCCGTACTCGTCCAGGGTCTGCTTCTTGTTCTTGCCCTGGAGGGCGCCGTAGTGCCGCTCGTTGAGGCGCCAGTCGCGGCGGACCGGGATCCAGTGCCGGTCGGCGGCGTCCAGCGCGATGTTGGCCGTCGAGATGGCACGGCGCAGCAGCGAGGTGTGCAGCACGTCGGGCAGCAGGCCGGCGGACTTCAGCAGCTCACCGCCGCGCTTGGCCTCCGCGAGCCCCTTCTCGGACAGGGGCACGTCCACCCAACCGGTGAACAGGTTCTCGGCGTTCCAGACGCTCTCACCGTGACGAAGCAGGACAAGGCTCATGGCCGCAAGCCTGCCAGACGGGCGGTGGTGATCCACTACGGTCATCACCTGTGAAGCTCCTGTCGGCGGTCGCCGCCCTGCTGCTGGTCACCTCCGGTGTCGCCCAGGCCGCTCCCGTGTGCGATGAGCACGTGCTCGGCACCGCCGAGCACTACGAGGTCGGCGGCACCACGCTCCGTGTCTACGGCAGCGACGGCAGCGTGGCCGTCGAGGACAACCGCGTGCCGCGGAATTTGCGCTTCGGAACGGCCGTCAGCACCTCGACCTTCGTCAGCGGGGCCTCGCGGGCCGGGTCGCGGTTCCTGTTCGACGGGCTCGACC encodes:
- a CDS encoding sugar phosphate isomerase/epimerase family protein, with the protein product MAPRPIPIGLSTASVYPESAGAAFELAGELGYDGVEVMVWADPVSQDMDALLELSDRHGVPVLAVHAPCLLISQRVWSSDPVIRLRRAVTAAQVLDAPTVVVHPPFRWQRRYAERFPELVEELSESSGVAIAVENMFPVRLRGTELSAFKPSVDPTDVGHKHYTLDLSHTAAAQMDPLAMAQRMGAGLVHVHLADGSGAPRDEHLVPGRGTAPCATFCEQLAASDFAGQVVLEVNTRKARGPGERAAELAEALLFARLNLGQN
- a CDS encoding sensor histidine kinase, with protein sequence MTASGYLALSIGLLVIGLLVGSLIGRASARRAASQPVVLTVSDLVQRVVHSAHNGVVVLNHFGDVVLHNPRAAALGVVRGSQVDDRARKAAELVAASGEVMEVDLSPLQSRGGRQPEAVRGEVRPLGDGFTVVDASDESEAVRLEAIRRDFVANVSHELKTPVGALALLAEAVLDAADDQVEVRRFSSKILHEATRLGRLVTELIALSRLQGAEQLPELTPIGVDEVVREALGRSRLAAESAGIEITVDDTSDLVVDGDRTLLVTALSNLLDNAIAYSQPGSPVSVSRRTEDGFVEIAVTDRGMGIAPDQQHRVFERFYRADPARSRMTGGTGLGLAIVKHIAVNHGGEVKLWSLPGTGSTFTLRIPAHGAPAPRDGDEPDATRPEPAVDRNNGHVPTGDTRLVPTGADGADAVDGDHGGKA
- a CDS encoding response regulator transcription factor, whose translation is MTRVLIVEDEESFADPLAFLLRKEGFTAALAGTGQEALEEFDRNGADIVLLDLMLPGMSGTDVCKALRQRSAVPVIMVTARDSEIDKVVGLELGADDYVTKPYSARELIARIRAVLRRGGESEELLPQVLEAGPVRMDVERHVVTVDGAEVSLPLKEFDLLEYLLRNVGRVLTRGQLIDRVWGADYVGDTKTLDVHVKRLRSKIEPDPSAPQHLVTVRGLGYKFES
- a CDS encoding proline dehydrogenase family protein — protein: MHPLRTLILAAGANDAVRRLVATAPVSRDVVRRFVAGESTDDVVAVTSRLVADGLSVSLDYLGEDTTDEVQAEQTVQAYLRLLDRLHADGLARHAEVSVKLSAVGQALDERLALDNASRIAAAAEQCGTTITLDMEDHTTTDSTLRVLAELRRTWPWVGAVVQAYLRRTLDDCVALAGTGSRVRLCKGAYAEPPSVAFSHPHEVDLSYVRCANALLAGRGYPMFATHDPRLVSVIAERALWYGRKPGSYEYQMLYGIRPDEQLRLVNSGEAVRVYVPYGEQWYGYLMRRLAERPANTAFFLRSLVGRS
- a CDS encoding helix-turn-helix transcriptional regulator, translated to MAETDIVEHVVVLHGEQELLARAQHLFMAKSEFTCAAQDMSTWGVLESRAGLIDRMRRRLATGVRVRKVYNAEVLVEAEELTRLAEIGVGIRISRTPMSHETIIIDRRIAITAGPPVDGVRNYAIVQAPDVVAGLAMLFEATWDSGVDLAEFDGPALDERNREVAQMLGSGLTDEASARKLGLSLRTYRRRVAELMELLEADSRFQAGLRARDLGVR
- a CDS encoding phosphoglyceromutase, which codes for MSLVLLRHGESVWNAENLFTGWVDVPLSEKGLAEAKRGGELLKSAGLLPDVLHTSLLRRAISTANIALDAADRHWIPVRRDWRLNERHYGALQGKNKKQTLDEYGEEQFMLWRRSYDTPPPEIELGSEFSQDADPRYADLGPTAPRTECLKDVVTRLLPYWESAIVPDLKAGKTVLVAAHGNSLRALVKHLDGVSDDAIAKLNIPTGIPLRYDLDENLRPVTPGGTYLDPDAAADAIKAVANQGR
- a CDS encoding Ppx/GppA phosphatase family protein; this translates as MRLGVLDVGSNTVHLLVVDAHRGAHPTPMSSEKSVLRLAEQLTGGGTLSKHGADSLVKAVADGKASATQFGCEDLMAFATSAVREAGNSAAVLDRVRKETGIDLQVLSGEDEARLTFLAVRRWHGWSAGRLLNLDIGGGSLEIAVGRDESPDLACSIPLGAGRVTRTRFKHDPPSRHELRDTVDWLDEQIAPVAKRVLRLGEPDLVAATSKTFRTLARLTGAAPSGQGPRVRRVLTHAGLRQLIAFISRMSAADLGELEGVSAGRSAQLVAGALVAEATMRALSLTELEICPWALREGVILRRLDHTDGAAPPGDTGRTAHFGARWNQ
- a CDS encoding oxidoreductase, producing the protein MTSNISATKAGHWELGGRSIARLGYGTMRLTGPNIMGPPRDHDEAIAVLRRAVELGVNHIDTSDYYGPYVANELLREALHPYNDDIVLVTKVGARRTPDGGWPEALTPDELREAVHDNLKRLGVDQIGVVNLRMPGFAQPEDRSVEEPFTVLAQLREQGLIGELGVSNVTADMLAEAQKIAPVVCVQNLYNIANRGDEALVRICAEQGIAYVPFFPLGGFELVDDPRLKAIAEQYNATVPQVALAWLLQRSPNLLAIPGTSSLAHLEENVAGASLRLSADDVATLDAIA